Proteins encoded by one window of Bactrocera oleae isolate idBacOlea1 chromosome 4, idBacOlea1, whole genome shotgun sequence:
- the Patronin gene encoding patronin isoform X14, with amino-acid sequence MMDAGQQETRQAHHRASVKWLLAKAFNNNVPDNLREPFYTDHDNQERLKPQIVVEMGNATLYCQTLSNIYSDPNYQSLNHWSILQTLSRKGVPVAESPEMPLTETVLIQTNPLRINAHMSVIQSLMTLYAKEITSGDRIANAVARITGNNGQTLPHDQPFDQLLLLWISHACTSLKKRIAREVELGTTDENGVRLQVPNIPTVHDYQSLCDGVCLALFISYYCPKALPWTLVRINYLPAVEDSVHNVSLVSNFCQKHLPYNVFHMNPEDVTYMRNSMKLNLVVLLADLFLLFEIHPAKCVCYPGMDAPEIISKRYFGVNEHGICHRRGLTMQPVIPIPDLRSDSDSNYGSPTNRPPFQVSNSASSELVYGNNTATIMQNAGLRNSENEAFVVHKSRGVTTLSSLHSQQQHNQQQQEPLVPARLRQSKEKSNIETKADERGDYVPAGRPSNWEQNRRPSYAGRRSRRNSSSEDSQLTIENFGGSQDQLNAVGRFERERERDRERKLSNVSVEPAVAVRSSIADARGTLQLGYDTDSGSEKQDRETEKYLMKRHASTDNVNMNASNTQLNSIVSTVSSPMPSTRRQHPIEKDNLEEQYAERKDSSTNDYEQTLTRRSTQSSGSSKVEAWNNSKIDPYDDDLRTLENASKLSNIRMKLEEKRLRIEQDKRRIEMALLRHQEKLAREDLDASSEVLKWETLSNDSNRTPDLDPLDLDKYQPPYGSQQHLSDNFNQMQMQQQQHNFGSTPHLAHSSYNPHANLYNSRPPSRDPYQQQQQQPPQMPSMPMQYINEHGQYVSPQQPPPMMQQQPHYMQPQKLYNDNMVPYNNHVYGGPPPGPPQYAPHHNQTPPQYMNRASMYDDYGRDPSSPQPNPMYPHEMSPQPAQPQRRTWNQSVYEQQQQQQQQQYQQSQAPLVDVNAWQQQKQRSCLPMDGNYTWKKSNQMASNSGREGFVLHQNDGGGEYQHLFRSSPQHMQHNSDGSGGGGGLQRQHSISNMPMTTKQAPTTAATSSSNSSGGQQMCDDMMAPQSICFIGDEDDVEELERNIIESMQSTRIADYAHQQQQYHLQQQQQQQQQQQHYQQHGSDGSYDGGNELLPQKLHITSGNLTYRIPSPSRPAVNANSFQDPRDAKTEKGFYISFDDNQPKRPKPPLRAKRSPKKERSMDSTDHQVLAGTKMEPLNRSHSISEDNNPTYNGGSMLRQYAGGIGNMDTLKNGGKMSDFNTATYNKYTDAPIQLRHDDLNSQKAPVAQPRSPIHQFNMSATAAALSSSPPITRNHQTTNAASAGSSSSQAKALVIGTDVTNLDRESIDEMERRKEKIMLQSLQRRQQQEEAKARKEIEAARKREMEREKEEEKARKKEEQMARRAAILEQHRLKKAIEEAEREGKTLDRAELNMKHSTQNSTTPRLRQTRPTRPRPKTIHVDDGSVDLSEASSISSRSKKGSSTNLTDSAAYGTLSNSNTLRRDFYRGSHDSLTVKESPDEYPSTSSTPIGRRGSYKASREPTVDRGRSRISVAKGSSLNFRGRKSNSLMNLCDTDSGLGRATPPRRAPSPGMASGRHMPSPSGPGSLPPGLISKRRGFDDGSGLLSGNLGSMEYSGPKLYKQPAAKSNRGIILNAVEYCVFPGAVNREAKQKVLEKIARSEAKHFLVLFRDAGCQFRALYSYVPEMDQVTKLYGTGPSQVDEVMFDKFFKYNSGGKCFSQVHTKHLTVTIDAFTIHNSLWQGKKVHLPSKKDMALVI; translated from the exons ATGATGGATGCTGGACAGCAAGAAACTAGACAG GCACATCATCGTGCTTCCGTGAAGTGGCTGCTCGCCAAAGCCTTCAACAATAATGTTCCAGACAATTTGCGTGAACCCTTCTATACCGATCATGACAATCAGGAACGGCTGAAACCGCAAATTGTTGTGGAAATGGGAAATGCAACGCTATACTGCCAGACATTATCCAACATATATTCGGATCCGAATTATCAAAGTctgaatcattggtccatattgcAGACATTGTCACGTAAGGGTGTGCCAGTCGCTGAGTCACCAGAGATGCCATTAACCGAAACGGTTTTGATACAAACCAATCCTTTGAGGAta AACGCCCACATGTCCGTGATTCAATCACTAATGACTTTGTATGCAAAGGAAATAACTTCGGGCGATCGCATAGCTAACGCTGTTGCAAG AATTACGGGTAATAATGGCCAAACGTTACCGCACGATCAGCCATTCGATCAGCTACTGCTGCTGTGGATCTCACACGCGTGCACTTCGCTGAAGAAACGTATCGCCCGCGAAGTCGAATTGGGCACAACGGATGAAAAT GGTGTGCGCCTACAAGTGCCCAACATTCCAACAGTGCACGATTATCAGAGTTTATGTGATGGCGTTTGTTTAGCTTTATTTATATCGTATTATTGCCCGAAAGCGCTACCATGGACGCTTGTGCGTATTAACTATTTACCAGCCGTCGAGGATTCCGTACACAATGTGTCTTTAGTCAGCAATTTTTGTCAAAAACATTTGCCATATAATGTGTTCCATATGAATCCCGAAGATGTTACATACATGCGCAA TTCAATGAAGCTGAATTTAGTTGTACTTTTGGCGGATTTATTTCTACTCTTCGAAATCCATCCTGCAAAATGTGTTTGCTATCCCGGCATGGATGCGCCAG AGATCATCAGTAAACGTTACTTTGGCGTTAATGAACATGGGATATGTCATCGCAGGGGTCTCACAATGCAGCCCGTCATACCAATTCCAGATCTGAGAAGCGATTCAGATTCGAATTATGGCTCGCCAACGAATCGACCTCCATTTCAAG ttTCGAATTCGGCCTCGTCAGAACTAGTGTATGGAAATAATACAGCAACAATAATGCAAAATGCGGGGTTAAGAAATTCTGAAAACGAAG CATTTGTTGTTCATAAGTCACGTGGCGTCACAACCCTATCGTCGTTGcactcacaacaacaacacaatcaaCAGCAACAGGAGCCATTGGTTCCTGCACGTTTGCGTCAATCGaaagaaaaatcaaatatcGAGACTAAGGCTGATGAAAGAG GTGATTACGTACCAGCAGGCAGACCCAGCAATTGGGAGCAAAATCGGCGTCCTAGTTATGCAG GACGACGCTCACGCAGAAACTCATCCAGCGAAGACTCGCAATTGACAATTGAGAATTTCGGTGGCTCTCAAGATCAATTGAATGCGGTCGGACGTTTTGAGCGAGAGCGTGAGCGTGACCGGGAACGAAAGCTTTCCAACGTTAGTGTGG AACCCGCTGTCGCCGTACGCTCCTCCATTGCCGATGCACGCGGCACGCTACAACTTGGCTACGACACCGATTCCGGTTCGGAGAAGCAGGATCGTGagaccgaaaaatatttaatgaagcgACATGCAAG CACCGATAATGTCAACATGAATGCCTCCAATACTCAACTGAACAGCATTGTCAGCACGGTTAGCAGTCCAATGCCGTCAACACGCCGTCAACATCCTATTGAAAAAGACAATCTGGAAGAACAATATGCCGAACGCAAGGACAGCAGCACGAATGATTATGAGCAAACGTTGACCAGACGCTCAACACAAAGTTCTGGCTCAAGCAAAGTGGAGGCTTGGAATAATAGTAAAATTG ATCCTTACGACGATGATCTGCGCACGCTGGAGAACGCCTCCAAATTGTCCAATATACGCATGAAACTCGAGGAGAAGCGTTTACGCATCGAACAGGATAAGCGACGCATTGAAATGGCGTTGTTGCGTCATCAGGAAAAG CTTGCACGCGAGGATTTGGATGCCTCGTCGGAGGTGTTGAAATGGGAGACATTGAGTAACGATTCAAATCGTACGCCAGATCTTGATCCGCTCGACTTGGATAAGTATCAG CCACCGTACGGTTCACAACAACATCTCAGCGACAATTTCAATcaaatgcaaatgcaacaacaacagcacaattTCGGTTCAACACCACATCTTGCACATTCCTCATACAATCCGCATGCCAATCTCTACAATTCGCGTCCGCCCAGTCGTGATccctaccaacaacaacaacaacaaccaccacaAATGCCATCAATGCCAatgcaatatataaatgaacacgGACAATATGTGTCGCCGCAGCAGCCGCCACCAATgatgcaacaacaaccacactaTATGCAACCACAGAAGTTATATAACGATAATATGGTTCCTTACAACAACCACGTGTACGGTGGTCCACCACCAGGTCCGCCACAATACGCACCACACCACAATCAAACGCCACCACAATACATGAATCGAGCCAGCATGTACGATGACTACGGACGTGATCCGAGCTCACCACAACCGAATCCCATGTATCCGCATGAAATGTCGCCACAACCAGCGCAACCGCAACGACGCACGTGGAATCAATCGGTGTacgagcaacagcagcaacaacaacaacaacagtatcaGCAGTCGCAAGCGCCTTTGGTGGATGTGAATGCCTGGCAACAGCAAAAGCAACGTTCATGCCTGCCCATGGATGGCAATTACACTTGGAAGAAGTCCAATCAAATGGCGAGCAACAGTGGACGTGAAGGGTTTGTGTTGCACCAAAATGATGGCGGTGGTGAGTATCAGCATCTCTTCCGCTCCTCACCGCAGCACATGCAACACAACAGCGATGGCagcggtggtggtggcggtCTGCAGCGTCAACATTCTATCAGCAATATGCCAATGACAACGAAACAAGCGCCCACAACAGCGGCGACGTCTTCCTCAAATTCTTCGGGTGGCCAACAAATGTGCGATGATATGATGGCGCCACAGAGTATATGCTTTATTGGCGATGAGGATGATGTGGAAGAGTTGGAACGCAATATAATCGAATCGATGCAGAGTACGCGCATCGCCGATTATGCGCACCAGCAGCAGCAGTATCAtttgcagcagcagcaacagcaacaacaacaacagcaacactatCAACAGCACGGCAGTGACGGCAGCTACGACGGTGGCAATGAGCTGTTGCCGCAAAAGTTGCACATAACCAGCGGCAACCTAACCTATCGCATACCGTCGCCGTCCAGACCCGCTGTAAACGCCAACAGTTTTCAG GATCCTCGCGATGCGAAAACCGAGAAAGGCTTTTACATTTCGTTCGACGATAATCAACCCAAGCGTCCGAAACCACCTTTGCGCGCGAAACGTTCGCCGAAGAAGGAGCGCAGCATGGATAGCACCGATCACCAGGTGTTGGCCGGCACCAAAATGGAGCCGCTCAATCGTTCGCACAGCATCAGCGAAGACAACAATCCAACCTACAATGGTGGCTCGATGTTGCGTCAGTACGCCGGTGGCATCGGTAATATGGATACGCTTAAAAATGGTGGCAAAATGAGCGATTTTAATACGGCTACATATAATAAGTATACGGATGCGCCTATACAGTTACGCCATGATGACCTCAATAGCCAAAAAGCGCCAGTAGCGCAACCACGCTCGCCCATACATCAATTCAATATGTCTGCGACGGCTGCGGCACTGTCGTCCTCACCGCCCATAACGCGTAATCATCAGACTACAAATGCCGCTAGTGCGGGTAGTAGCAGTAGTCAGGCGAAGGCGTTAGTCATTGGCACCGATGTGACCAACTTGGATCGG GAATCTATCGATGAGATGGAGCGTCGCAAAGAAAAAATCATGCTGCAGTCACTACAGCGACGCCAACAGCAAGAGGAGGCGAAGGCGCGTAAAGAAATTGAAGCAGCACGCAAGCGTGAAATGGAGCGTGAAAAGGAAGAGGAGAAGGCGCGCAAGAAAGAAGAACAAATGGCGCGACGAGCGGCAATTTTAGAGCAACATCGATTGAAAAAAGCCATCGAAGAGGCCGAACGGGAG GGTAAAACTCTTGATCGCGCAGAATTAAACATGAAACATTCAACACAAAATTCCACAACGCCACGTCTGCGTCAAACGCGTCCCACGCGGCCACGTCCCAAGACCATTCATGTCGATGATGGTTCCGTGGACTTGAGTGAAGCATCAAGTATTTCTAGTCGTAGTAAAAAAGGTTCTAGTACCAATTTAACAG ACTCTGCAGCCTACGGTACATTGAGCAATTCCAACACGCTGAGAAGAGATTTTTATAGAGGCTCGCACGATTCTCTAACTGTGAAAG AATCACCTGATGAATACCCAAGCACAAGTTCAACACCGATTGGGCGCAGGGGATCATATAAAGCATCAAGAG AACCAACCGTCGATCGAGGCCGTTCACGTATATCTGTAGCTAAAGGAAGTAGCCTTAATTTCCGTGGTCGCAAGTCGAATTCGCTAATGAATCTGTGTG ATACAGATTCGGGATTGGGTCGTGCCACACCGCCACGTCGTGCGCCATCGCCAGGCATGGCCTCAGGTAGGCATATGCCGTCACCATCTGGACCGGGCTCACTGCCACCAGGTTTGATATCGAAACGACGCGGCTTCGATGATGGATCGGGCCTGCTCTCGGGCAATCTAGGCTCAATGGAATATTCGG GTCCGAAACTCTACAAACAACCAGCCGCCAAATCCAATCGTGGCATCATATTGAATGCCGTCGAATATTGCGTGTTCCCCGGTGCGGTGAATCGTGAGGCCAAACAAAAAGTACTCGAGAAGATTGCACGCTCCGAAGCGAAACATTTTCTAGTGCTCTTCCGCGATGCCGGCTGTCAATTCCGTGCATTGTACAGCTATGTGCCCGAAATGGATCAAGTAACCAAATTGTACGGTACAGGACCTAGTCAAGTGGATGAAGTCATGTTTGACAAATTCTTTAA ataCAACTCAGGCGGCAAATGCTTTTCACAAGTCCATACAAAGCATCTAACGGTCACCATCGATGCATTTACGATTCACAACTCACTGTGGCAGGGCAAAAAGGTGCATTTGCCCAGTAAAAAGGATATGGCGTTAGTTATATAA
- the Patronin gene encoding patronin isoform X24: MMDAGQQETRQAHHRASVKWLLAKAFNNNVPDNLREPFYTDHDNQERLKPQIVVEMGNATLYCQTLSNIYSDPNYQSLNHWSILQTLSRKGVPVAESPEMPLTETVLIQTNPLRINAHMSVIQSLMTLYAKEITSGDRIANAVARITGNNGQTLPHDQPFDQLLLLWISHACTSLKKRIAREVELGTTDENGVRLQVPNIPTVHDYQSLCDGVCLALFISYYCPKALPWTLVRINYLPAVEDSVHNVSLVSNFCQKHLPYNVFHMNPEDVTYMRNSMKLNLVVLLADLFLLFEIHPAKCVCYPGMDAPEIISKRYFGVNEHGICHRRGLTMQPVIPIPDLRSDSDSNYGSPTNRPPFQGRRSRRNSSSEDSQLTIENFGGSQDQLNAVGRFERERERDRERKLSNVSVEPAVAVRSSIADARGTLQLGYDTDSGSEKQDRETEKYLMKRHASTDNVNMNASNTQLNSIVSTVSSPMPSTRRQHPIEKDNLEEQYAERKDSSTNDYEQTLTRRSTQSSGSSKVEAWNNSKIDPYDDDLRTLENASKLSNIRMKLEEKRLRIEQDKRRIEMALLRHQEKLAREDLDASSEVLKWETLSNDSNRTPDLDPLDLDKYQQSLAIMNMNLQDIQQDIQKLTVQQNQIQAQQLQAQQLMHAQHMANMLNQPPYGSQQHLSDNFNQMQMQQQQHNFGSTPHLAHSSYNPHANLYNSRPPSRDPYQQQQQQPPQMPSMPMQYINEHGQYVSPQQPPPMMQQQPHYMQPQKLYNDNMVPYNNHVYGGPPPGPPQYAPHHNQTPPQYMNRASMYDDYGRDPSSPQPNPMYPHEMSPQPAQPQRRTWNQSVYEQQQQQQQQQYQQSQAPLVDVNAWQQQKQRSCLPMDGNYTWKKSNQMASNSGREGFVLHQNDGGGEYQHLFRSSPQHMQHNSDGSGGGGGLQRQHSISNMPMTTKQAPTTAATSSSNSSGGQQMCDDMMAPQSICFIGDEDDVEELERNIIESMQSTRIADYAHQQQQYHLQQQQQQQQQQQHYQQHGSDGSYDGGNELLPQKLHITSGNLTYRIPSPSRPAVNANSFQDPRDAKTEKGFYISFDDNQPKRPKPPLRAKRSPKKERSMDSTDHQVLAGTKMEPLNRSHSISEDNNPTYNGGSMLRQYAGGIGNMDTLKNGGKMSDFNTATYNKYTDAPIQLRHDDLNSQKAPVAQPRSPIHQFNMSATAAALSSSPPITRNHQTTNAASAGSSSSQAKALVIGTDVTNLDRESIDEMERRKEKIMLQSLQRRQQQEEAKARKEIEAARKREMEREKEEEKARKKEEQMARRAAILEQHRLKKAIEEAEREGKTLDRAELNMKHSTQNSTTPRLRQTRPTRPRPKTIHVDDGSVDLSEASSISSRSKKGSSTNLTDSAAYGTLSNSNTLRRDFYRGSHDSLTVKESPDEYPSTSSTPIGRRGSYKASREPTVDRGRSRISVAKGSSLNFRGRKSNSLMNLCGPKLYKQPAAKSNRGIILNAVEYCVFPGAVNREAKQKVLEKIARSEAKHFLVLFRDAGCQFRALYSYVPEMDQVTKLYGTGPSQVDEVMFDKFFKYNSGGKCFSQVHTKHLTVTIDAFTIHNSLWQGKKVHLPSKKDMALVI, encoded by the exons ATGATGGATGCTGGACAGCAAGAAACTAGACAG GCACATCATCGTGCTTCCGTGAAGTGGCTGCTCGCCAAAGCCTTCAACAATAATGTTCCAGACAATTTGCGTGAACCCTTCTATACCGATCATGACAATCAGGAACGGCTGAAACCGCAAATTGTTGTGGAAATGGGAAATGCAACGCTATACTGCCAGACATTATCCAACATATATTCGGATCCGAATTATCAAAGTctgaatcattggtccatattgcAGACATTGTCACGTAAGGGTGTGCCAGTCGCTGAGTCACCAGAGATGCCATTAACCGAAACGGTTTTGATACAAACCAATCCTTTGAGGAta AACGCCCACATGTCCGTGATTCAATCACTAATGACTTTGTATGCAAAGGAAATAACTTCGGGCGATCGCATAGCTAACGCTGTTGCAAG AATTACGGGTAATAATGGCCAAACGTTACCGCACGATCAGCCATTCGATCAGCTACTGCTGCTGTGGATCTCACACGCGTGCACTTCGCTGAAGAAACGTATCGCCCGCGAAGTCGAATTGGGCACAACGGATGAAAAT GGTGTGCGCCTACAAGTGCCCAACATTCCAACAGTGCACGATTATCAGAGTTTATGTGATGGCGTTTGTTTAGCTTTATTTATATCGTATTATTGCCCGAAAGCGCTACCATGGACGCTTGTGCGTATTAACTATTTACCAGCCGTCGAGGATTCCGTACACAATGTGTCTTTAGTCAGCAATTTTTGTCAAAAACATTTGCCATATAATGTGTTCCATATGAATCCCGAAGATGTTACATACATGCGCAA TTCAATGAAGCTGAATTTAGTTGTACTTTTGGCGGATTTATTTCTACTCTTCGAAATCCATCCTGCAAAATGTGTTTGCTATCCCGGCATGGATGCGCCAG AGATCATCAGTAAACGTTACTTTGGCGTTAATGAACATGGGATATGTCATCGCAGGGGTCTCACAATGCAGCCCGTCATACCAATTCCAGATCTGAGAAGCGATTCAGATTCGAATTATGGCTCGCCAACGAATCGACCTCCATTTCAAG GACGACGCTCACGCAGAAACTCATCCAGCGAAGACTCGCAATTGACAATTGAGAATTTCGGTGGCTCTCAAGATCAATTGAATGCGGTCGGACGTTTTGAGCGAGAGCGTGAGCGTGACCGGGAACGAAAGCTTTCCAACGTTAGTGTGG AACCCGCTGTCGCCGTACGCTCCTCCATTGCCGATGCACGCGGCACGCTACAACTTGGCTACGACACCGATTCCGGTTCGGAGAAGCAGGATCGTGagaccgaaaaatatttaatgaagcgACATGCAAG CACCGATAATGTCAACATGAATGCCTCCAATACTCAACTGAACAGCATTGTCAGCACGGTTAGCAGTCCAATGCCGTCAACACGCCGTCAACATCCTATTGAAAAAGACAATCTGGAAGAACAATATGCCGAACGCAAGGACAGCAGCACGAATGATTATGAGCAAACGTTGACCAGACGCTCAACACAAAGTTCTGGCTCAAGCAAAGTGGAGGCTTGGAATAATAGTAAAATTG ATCCTTACGACGATGATCTGCGCACGCTGGAGAACGCCTCCAAATTGTCCAATATACGCATGAAACTCGAGGAGAAGCGTTTACGCATCGAACAGGATAAGCGACGCATTGAAATGGCGTTGTTGCGTCATCAGGAAAAG CTTGCACGCGAGGATTTGGATGCCTCGTCGGAGGTGTTGAAATGGGAGACATTGAGTAACGATTCAAATCGTACGCCAGATCTTGATCCGCTCGACTTGGATAAGTATCAG CAAAGTCTGGCTATTATGAATATGAATTTACAGGATATACAACAGGATATTCAAAAGCTAACAGTCCAACAAAACCAAATACAAGCACAACAATTGCAAGCGCAACAACTGATGCACGCACAGCATATGGCCAACATGTTGAATCAG CCACCGTACGGTTCACAACAACATCTCAGCGACAATTTCAATcaaatgcaaatgcaacaacaacagcacaattTCGGTTCAACACCACATCTTGCACATTCCTCATACAATCCGCATGCCAATCTCTACAATTCGCGTCCGCCCAGTCGTGATccctaccaacaacaacaacaacaaccaccacaAATGCCATCAATGCCAatgcaatatataaatgaacacgGACAATATGTGTCGCCGCAGCAGCCGCCACCAATgatgcaacaacaaccacactaTATGCAACCACAGAAGTTATATAACGATAATATGGTTCCTTACAACAACCACGTGTACGGTGGTCCACCACCAGGTCCGCCACAATACGCACCACACCACAATCAAACGCCACCACAATACATGAATCGAGCCAGCATGTACGATGACTACGGACGTGATCCGAGCTCACCACAACCGAATCCCATGTATCCGCATGAAATGTCGCCACAACCAGCGCAACCGCAACGACGCACGTGGAATCAATCGGTGTacgagcaacagcagcaacaacaacaacaacagtatcaGCAGTCGCAAGCGCCTTTGGTGGATGTGAATGCCTGGCAACAGCAAAAGCAACGTTCATGCCTGCCCATGGATGGCAATTACACTTGGAAGAAGTCCAATCAAATGGCGAGCAACAGTGGACGTGAAGGGTTTGTGTTGCACCAAAATGATGGCGGTGGTGAGTATCAGCATCTCTTCCGCTCCTCACCGCAGCACATGCAACACAACAGCGATGGCagcggtggtggtggcggtCTGCAGCGTCAACATTCTATCAGCAATATGCCAATGACAACGAAACAAGCGCCCACAACAGCGGCGACGTCTTCCTCAAATTCTTCGGGTGGCCAACAAATGTGCGATGATATGATGGCGCCACAGAGTATATGCTTTATTGGCGATGAGGATGATGTGGAAGAGTTGGAACGCAATATAATCGAATCGATGCAGAGTACGCGCATCGCCGATTATGCGCACCAGCAGCAGCAGTATCAtttgcagcagcagcaacagcaacaacaacaacagcaacactatCAACAGCACGGCAGTGACGGCAGCTACGACGGTGGCAATGAGCTGTTGCCGCAAAAGTTGCACATAACCAGCGGCAACCTAACCTATCGCATACCGTCGCCGTCCAGACCCGCTGTAAACGCCAACAGTTTTCAG GATCCTCGCGATGCGAAAACCGAGAAAGGCTTTTACATTTCGTTCGACGATAATCAACCCAAGCGTCCGAAACCACCTTTGCGCGCGAAACGTTCGCCGAAGAAGGAGCGCAGCATGGATAGCACCGATCACCAGGTGTTGGCCGGCACCAAAATGGAGCCGCTCAATCGTTCGCACAGCATCAGCGAAGACAACAATCCAACCTACAATGGTGGCTCGATGTTGCGTCAGTACGCCGGTGGCATCGGTAATATGGATACGCTTAAAAATGGTGGCAAAATGAGCGATTTTAATACGGCTACATATAATAAGTATACGGATGCGCCTATACAGTTACGCCATGATGACCTCAATAGCCAAAAAGCGCCAGTAGCGCAACCACGCTCGCCCATACATCAATTCAATATGTCTGCGACGGCTGCGGCACTGTCGTCCTCACCGCCCATAACGCGTAATCATCAGACTACAAATGCCGCTAGTGCGGGTAGTAGCAGTAGTCAGGCGAAGGCGTTAGTCATTGGCACCGATGTGACCAACTTGGATCGG GAATCTATCGATGAGATGGAGCGTCGCAAAGAAAAAATCATGCTGCAGTCACTACAGCGACGCCAACAGCAAGAGGAGGCGAAGGCGCGTAAAGAAATTGAAGCAGCACGCAAGCGTGAAATGGAGCGTGAAAAGGAAGAGGAGAAGGCGCGCAAGAAAGAAGAACAAATGGCGCGACGAGCGGCAATTTTAGAGCAACATCGATTGAAAAAAGCCATCGAAGAGGCCGAACGGGAG GGTAAAACTCTTGATCGCGCAGAATTAAACATGAAACATTCAACACAAAATTCCACAACGCCACGTCTGCGTCAAACGCGTCCCACGCGGCCACGTCCCAAGACCATTCATGTCGATGATGGTTCCGTGGACTTGAGTGAAGCATCAAGTATTTCTAGTCGTAGTAAAAAAGGTTCTAGTACCAATTTAACAG ACTCTGCAGCCTACGGTACATTGAGCAATTCCAACACGCTGAGAAGAGATTTTTATAGAGGCTCGCACGATTCTCTAACTGTGAAAG AATCACCTGATGAATACCCAAGCACAAGTTCAACACCGATTGGGCGCAGGGGATCATATAAAGCATCAAGAG AACCAACCGTCGATCGAGGCCGTTCACGTATATCTGTAGCTAAAGGAAGTAGCCTTAATTTCCGTGGTCGCAAGTCGAATTCGCTAATGAATCTGTGTG GTCCGAAACTCTACAAACAACCAGCCGCCAAATCCAATCGTGGCATCATATTGAATGCCGTCGAATATTGCGTGTTCCCCGGTGCGGTGAATCGTGAGGCCAAACAAAAAGTACTCGAGAAGATTGCACGCTCCGAAGCGAAACATTTTCTAGTGCTCTTCCGCGATGCCGGCTGTCAATTCCGTGCATTGTACAGCTATGTGCCCGAAATGGATCAAGTAACCAAATTGTACGGTACAGGACCTAGTCAAGTGGATGAAGTCATGTTTGACAAATTCTTTAA ataCAACTCAGGCGGCAAATGCTTTTCACAAGTCCATACAAAGCATCTAACGGTCACCATCGATGCATTTACGATTCACAACTCACTGTGGCAGGGCAAAAAGGTGCATTTGCCCAGTAAAAAGGATATGGCGTTAGTTATATAA